The Plasmodium falciparum 3D7 genome assembly, chromosome: 12 genome contains the following window.
ttttttttttttttttttttttttgtagttaataatattctttagttttttcccttttttcgTTAATGTGTTAAAAATATACCACTCCCTCTTtgatatatacaatatgaataaaaagcATAAAACTTTGAACTTTTAAATTTGATTCTTTATTTGTatgttataaattaatacattcgttcgtataattatttttttttgtgtgtgttttttattattgaaagaacctttttattatgttttaataCTTTTTTCTGTACACACTTGATttactataatatatatatatatatatatatatatatatatttgcgtttatattttatgaaaaggGATAACGATACATTATGAATGAAAGCGTAGAACAACTTTTTGATGAGCTTATATCCGATTTTAATAAGAATGATAAAATTGGTGAGGGAAATGAAAGTTTTAATATAAGAGAAAAGGTTGGTAATAAATGGACaaatgaagatatattaaataatataaataaaaatgactTTTCTAAATATACAGAATATTCATTAAGTAGTTTATATATTACTGATGAAAGAATACATattgatgaagataataaatttCAAGATTTTCTAAATGTCATAACCAAAGCATCGGATGtaaacaatatttataaatggaTCGATTCATATTACAAATATGATTCTAAAGAAGAATTAGATATATTATCCCCAAAAGcacaaaaaaaggaatatatttttagagAATATTTAGAACCTTTTCATTTAAAAGGATTATGTTTAttaagaaaatatgaaaaggGTGCCATTTTAAAAAGTTCTGAAAAAAGTAAAGTTGATGTTAATATTGTTTCCGAATATATTGTTCATAATacttataaacaaataatgaAATCTTTTGGTTATTATTTGAgtcataaaatttatatcaaAGCTCATATctttcataataaatatggtaATAGTGATCATATAATCGTCTTAATCTTACAACATTTTAAAGATGAAAATTTCAAACAACCTTTATTTCATGATAGAGCACTTGTTCAAATTAAATCGTAttcaaatgataataaatattcagAATTAACTCAGAAAAATCTTTTACATTACGCAGAAATTTTTAAGCCTTTTGTTTCATTAAGAAAACTCAACTACAATTTTGTTGAAGAATTTAAGGATAAAATTATGTTCGGGATATGATTGgtaatttatacatacatatatatatatatatatatatatattaaaaattaaaaaaaaaaaaacaatatgaatttttttttttttttttaacacatATCTAACTAATATGTTTCTTTTTCAAAATCATTTGTTTGTTCATCTTGTGTAGTATTTTCCAATGGCATTGTATTTATTTCAATACTATTATTCTTTTGGTAATCTTGTGATTTTTTCCTAACATCTCTTTTCTCATATTCCTCTTCTGAACTTTCGAATTCTTTGCATATATCAAAAATGgatctaataaaaaaaaaaaaaaaaaaaaagtaagaagaaatgatattatattaaataattatataatatcattcggtatatatatatatatatatatatttccttcaGTTTTTACGTATGTTCGTCTTCTTCATTCCAAAATTTATATGAGTTATCTATCTCTGACATAGTCGTATCAGAAAAAAGTTCTGAATTTTCGTACATATTAATT
Protein-coding sequences here:
- a CDS encoding mediator of RNA polymerase II transcription subunit 18, putative, producing the protein MNESVEQLFDELISDFNKNDKIGEGNESFNIREKVGNKWTNEDILNNINKNDFSKYTEYSLSSLYITDERIHIDEDNKFQDFLNVITKASDVNNIYKWIDSYYKYDSKEELDILSPKAQKKEYIFREYLEPFHLKGLCLLRKYEKGAILKSSEKSKVDVNIVSEYIVHNTYKQIMKSFGYYLSHKIYIKAHIFHNKYGNSDHIIVLILQHFKDENFKQPLFHDRALVQIKSYSNDNKYSELTQKNLLHYAEIFKPFVSLRKLNYNFVEEFKDKIMFGI